The following proteins are encoded in a genomic region of Brachypodium distachyon strain Bd21 chromosome 1, Brachypodium_distachyon_v3.0, whole genome shotgun sequence:
- the LOC100843632 gene encoding DNA polymerase zeta catalytic subunit isoform X3, whose product MKNPMIWISSAVPPALILGSFSTSHSMEGSNPNFIRRHTSLMLEADSVVEGIINEKHKMYTPLSQTTTDTKMVQSLLAIWEELEHLRLLEEAKPADIGRPLRDVVLKSFLHGIKYESALSMLDPKEEGSHQKVSAIEDPEKLEKCFKSLTDIIGTITFSQGDYCDNTGSDNPAGTQKEDQNASSVCLESTKQNVQAASPERNTHYPVSSVAQRTSQLFDEHEKHLDAEALGLLSWMASSQAAEEPTTDDELINEPILSPFFSKKSIEVALESAHLDFDSASQQECQDILDSVEPVTGTEELNAQTSNHSSSMLDDSTSVNNTIPQVDGSCDENQKDPQEYDKGKITRRKIGTSSHSSSQNNSKSASKHGETEPIWGSLPLSTKKRSHGTADGHVKTSSGRAMPSQRDTSSYKSETEKNSHDTTDKESSSSIGEHDCHSVRDLMRRTRRRRSFHPEPLEFGCSGAAACIISKESVIVNSGGLELHDFTSDFSNSEMYNSGGEYVQMTFAQKPPLKNQVCSGLESSSVGIEHPESAKLGSVDPLPFFNQTAEENNQNGSFQYMENSEFTNDALGVPTHFQNDGSALYLLTHAFSPPSAVAVDQWLPQQTFSSTFSGHSNYCDNLAGDDEMEHIPTFSPHAEALPLMASSPVPRSASEHRAPKFAVDTVTMKPDLSSKESKQVDEWHDFSQISAEAEKDKLTPLSQIGFRDPASTGGGQQLTILSIEVFTESRGELRPDPRLDAINVVSLAVEDDADSTVEVRVLIRGNNENTHRRNLDGIAGCTVDVFPEEKGLLKHLIDVICSIDPDILVGWEIQLESLGFLAERAAHLGVGLLRRISRTLPHESKHPPRDLAHESSQGLPEASSADDVIADVNENAWSHTHVSGVHVGGRIVLNLWRLMRAEVKLNIYSLEAVADEVLRRKVPLVPTKILKRWFATGPGRGRHRCIQYASSRAMLNLEIINKLDLINRTSELARVFGIDFFSVLSRGSQFRVESMLLRLAHTQNYLAISPGNQQVASQPAMECLPLVMEPESAFYSDPVLVLDFQSLYPSMIIAYNLCYSTCLGKVFPSKSNVLGVSTYSADPHTIVDLKNQLLLTPNGVLYVQPEIRKGVVPRLLEEILSTRIMVKQAMKKLSPSQKVLQKILNARQLALKLIANVTYGYTAAGFSGRMPCAELADSIVQCGRRTLETAISFVNQHPLWDAKVVYGDTDSMFVLLKGRSREEAFRIGKEIASLITAINPDPVTLKFEKVYHPCFLLTKKRYVGYSYESPEQNEPIFDAKGIETVRRDTCPAVAKILERSLRIMFEEQDLVKVKSYLERQWTRILSGKVLIQDFIFAKEVRLGTYSSRASTLPPAAIVATKAMLSDPRAEPRYGERVPYVVIHGEPGARLVDMVIDPYGLLEVGSPYRLNDLYYITKQIIPALQRVFGLLGADLNKWFTEMPRPIRPTLAKRQSASGHSAFSRDGSFIRLGLNKKAPAKGGRIDTYYMSSHCTVCGDIIQGSDTFCNNCLKNEAVVATVVAGRTSKLEREIQHLAAICGHCGGADWIVESGVKCVSLACPVFYERRKIQRELRVVSESAGEAGYYPFCCAELF is encoded by the exons ATGAAGAATCCAATGATCTGGATATCGTCAGCAGTGCCGCCTGCTTTAATACTGGGCAGTTTTTCTACTTCACATTCCATGGAAGGATCCAATCCAAACTTCATCAGAAGACATACTTCTTTGATGCTTGAAGCTGACTCTGTAGTAGAAG GTATCATAAATGAGAAGCATAAGATGTACACTCCCCTTTCACAAACAACGACAGATACAAAAATGGTTCAGTCACTTTTAGCAATTTGGGAG GAACTTGAGCACTTAAGGTTACTGGAGGAGGCAAAGCCTGCTGATATCGGTAGACCACTGCGGGATGTTGTTCTCAAAAGTTTTCTTCACGGTATCAAGTACGAGAGTGCTCTTTCTATGTTGGATCCAAAAGAGGAGGGGTCCCATCAGAAAGTCTCTGCCATTGAAGACCCTGAAAAGCTAGAGAAGTGTTTTAAATCATTGACTGATATTATTGGGACTATCACATTCTCACAAGGTGATTACTGTGATAATACTGGTAGTGATAATCCTGCGGGCACCCAAAAGGAGGACCAAAATGCAAGTTCTGTGTGCTTAGagtcaacaaaacaaaatgttcaGGCTGCATCTCCTGAGAGAAACACTCACTATCCTGTGTCATCTGTTGCTCAAAGAACATCTCAATTATTTGATGAACATGAAAAG CATTTGGATGCTGAAGCACTTGGACTTTTAAGCTGGATGGCCTCCTCGCAGGCTGCAGAGGAGCCAACAACTGATGATGAATTGATCAATGAACCCATTCTGAGCCCTTTCTTTTCAAAGAAGTCCATTGAAGTTGCTTTAGAGTCTGCTCACCTGGATTTTGATAGTGCTTCTCAGCAGGAGTGCCAGGATATTCTTGATTCAGTTGAACCAGTGACTGGGACAGAAGAACTGAATGCTCAGACTTCTAACCATAGTTCTTCAATGCTTGATGATAGTACTTCAGTGAACAATACTATTCCTCAGGTTGATGGATCTTGTGATGAGAATCAGAAAGACCCACAAGAATATGACAAGGGTAAAATCACTAGAAGGAAAATAGGAACATCTAGTCACTCATCTAGTCAAAATAATTCGAAGTCAGCCAGTAAGCATGGTGAAACTGAACCTATATGGGGTTCTTTACCTCTTTCTACTAAAAAGCGATCACACGGAACTGCTGATGGTCATGTTAAAACTTCTTCAGGCAGGGCAATGCCAAGTCAGAGGGACACCAGTTCTTACAAGAGTGAAACTGAGAAGAACTCTCATGATACCACAGACAAGGAATCTTCTAGTTCCATAGGTGAACATGACTGTCATTCTGTGAGGGATTTAATGAGGagaacaaggaggaggagatcttTTCATCCTGAACCATTGGAGTTCGGTTGTTCTGGAGCTGCAGCATGCATCATCAGTAAAGAGAGTGTAATCGTGAACTCTGGAGGATTAGAATTGCATGATTTCACCAGTGATTTTTCAAATTCGGAAATGTATAATTCTGGCGGTGAATATGTACAGATGACCTTTGCACAGAAGCCTCCATTGAAGAATCAAGTTTGCTCTGGTTTGGAGAGTTCTTCAGTGGGCATCGAACATCCCGAAT CTGCTAAACTTGGATCGGTTGATCCCCTTCCATTTTTCAATCAGACTGCTGAAGAGAATAACCAGAATGGATCATTTCAGTATATGGAAAATAGTGAATTCACAAATGATGCATTGGGTGTTCCAACTCATTTCCAAAATGATGGATCAGCCCTATATTTGCTAACACATGCATTCTCGCCGCCATCTGCAGTAGCTGTGGACCAGTGGCTACCCCAACAAACATTTTCCAGTACTTTCTCTG GCCACTCCAACTATTGCGACAATCTTGCAGGTGATGATGAAATGGAACATATTCCTACTTTTTCACCACATGCGGAAGCTCTTCCTTTGATGGCCAGTTCTCCTGTACCCAGATCTGCTTCAGAACATAGAGCACCAAAGTTTGCTGTTGATACAGTTACGATGAAGCCGGATCTTTCCAGCAAAGAAAGTAAACAGGTGGATGAGTGGCATGACTTCTCCCAGATCTCAGCTGAAGCTGAAAAAGATAAGCTAACACCTCTCAGTCAAATTGGATTTCGTGACCCTGCTAGTACTGGTGGTGGACAACAACTGACTATACTTAGCATAGAG GTATTTACAGAAAGCAGAGGGGAGCTGCGTCCTGATCCACGGCTTGATGCCATCAATGTTGTGTCTCTGGCTGTTGAGGATGATGCTGACAGTACAGTTGAAGTTCGTGTACTTATACGTGGAAACAATGAAAATACACATAGGAG AAACCTTGATGGAATTGCTGGTTGCACTGTAGATGTCTTCCCTGAAGAGAAGGGCCTTTTGAAGCATCTTATTGATGTAATATGTTCAATTGATCCAGATATCCTAGTTGGATGGGAGATTCAGTTAGAATCTTTAGGATTTCTTGCTGAAAGAGCAGCTCATCTGGGTGTAGGCTTACTGAGAAGAATCTCAAGGACGCTACCACATGAGTCAAAACATCCACCTAGGGATCTAGCCCATGAGTCTAGTCAGGGGCTTCCTGAAGCATCTTCTGCTGATGATGTTATTGCTGACGTCAATGAGAATGCTTGGAGTCATACTCATGTTAGTGGTGTACATGTTGGTGGAAGAATCGTTCTAAACTTATGGCGTCTCATGCGTGCAGAAGTTAAGCTTAATATTTACTCACTTGAAGCTGTGGCTGATGAAGTCCTGAGGCGAAAGGTACCACTAGTACCGACCAAGATATTGAAACGATGGTTTGCAACAGGTCCTGGACGAGGAAGACACAGATGCATACAATATGCTAGCAGCAGAGCTATGCTTAATCTTGAAATAATAAATAAACTTGATCTG ATCAATAGGACATCTGAACTTGCTCGTGTGTTTGGTATTGACTTCTTCTCTGTTCTTTCACGAGGGTCTCAGTTTCGTGTTGAGTCTATGCTCTTAAGATTGGCTCATACACAGAACTACCTTGCAATTTCCCCAGGAAATCAACAG GTTGCTTCTCAGCCAGCCATGGAATGCCTGCCACTTGTAATGGAACCTGAATCAGCTTTCTACTCTGACCCAGTTCTTGTATTGGATTTTCAATCCCTTTATCCTTCCATGATAATAGCATATAACCTATGTTATTCTACATGCTTGGGTAAAGTTTTCCCGTCTAAGTCCAATGTACTCGGTGTCAGCACATATTCAGCGGATCCACATACAATTGTTGATCTGAAAAATCAGCTGCTCCTTACTCCAAATGGGGTCCTATATGTGCAACCCGAG ATCAGGAAAGGTGTAGTACCTCGCCTTCTGGAGGAGATACtgtcaacaagaattatggttAAGCAAGCAATGAAAAAGCTTTCTCCATCTCAGAAGGTTCTGCAGAAG ATACTCAATGCACGGCAACTTGCTCTGAAGCTAATAGCTAATGTAACATATGGTTACACAGCTGCTGGGTTCAGTGGCCGTATGCCGTGTGCAGAGCTTGCAGACAGCATTGTTCAATGTGGTCGTAGAACGCTTGAGACAGCAATATCATTTGTCAACCAGCATCCTTTGTGGGATGCTAAGGTTGTATATGGTGATACTGACAG TATGTTTGTTCTTCTAAAAGGGCGTTCCAGGGAAGAAGCATTCAGAATAGGGAAGGAGATTGCCTCTTTAATAACTGCGATAAATCCTGATCCAGTCACATTAAAGTTTGAGAAAGTGTATCATCCTTGCTTTCTTCTTACAAAGAAGAGATATGTTGGCTATAGCTATGAAAGTCCTGAACAGAATGAGCCAATCTTTGATGCAAAAGGGATTGAgactgttcggagagatacaTGCCCAGCAGTTGCAAAGATTTTAGAACGGTCTCTTAGAATAATGTTTGAAGAGCAGGACTTAGTCAAA GTTAAATCATATTTGGAGCGTCAATGGACACGTATATTATCAGGAAAAGTTTTGATTCAAGACTTCATTTTTGCAAAGGAGGTTCGTCTAGGTACCTACAGTTCAAGGGCTTCCACCCTGCCACCTGCAGCAATTGTTGCAACAAAAGCAATGCTGTCTGATCCTAGGGCAGAACCACGTTACGGAGAGAGAGTGCCGTATGTTGTTATCCATGGGGAACCAGGCGCTCGTCTCGTTGATATGGTTATTGATCCTTATGGCCTGCTAGAAGTTGGATCCCCTTATAGACTAAATGATCTATATTACATAACCAAACAGATCATCCCTGCGCTACAACGTGTCTTTGGACTCCTTGGTGCTGACCTGAATAAGTGGTTTACTGAGATGCCTCGTCCCATACGGCCAACACTCGCTAAACGCCAGTCTGCTTCTGGTCACAGTGCATTTTCTCGTGATGGCAGTTTCATCCGATTAGGATTGAATAAGAAAGCGCCTGCCAAAGGAGGCAGGATAGATACCTACTACATGTCAAGCCACTGTACAGTTTGCGGTGATATAATTCAAGGATCAGACACCTTTTGCAACAACTGTTTGAAAAATGAAGCTGTTGTTGCCACAGTAGTTGCTGGCAGAACTTCAAAATTGGAGCGAGAAATCCAACATCTTGCTGCT ATATGTGGTCACTGCGGCGGTGCAGACTGGATTGTTGAAAGTGGGGTCAAGTGTGTTTCGCTTGCATGCCCGGTATTCTATGAGCGTAGGAAGATTCAGAGAGAGTTAAGAGTTGTCTCAGAATCCGCAGGAGAAGCTGGGTACTATCCATTCTGCTGTGCAGAGCTATTTTGA
- the LOC100843632 gene encoding DNA polymerase zeta catalytic subunit isoform X2: MGHVHVTDFKFRPPLPDDFHPNTLHRKVDSSVESEHKPHPGAAAMKNPMIWISSAVPPALILGSFSTSHSMEGSNPNFIRRHTSLMLEADSVVEGIINEKHKMYTPLSQTTTDTKMVQSLLAIWEELEHLRLLEEAKPADIGRPLRDVVLKSFLHGIKYESALSMLDPKEEGSHQKVSAIEDPEKLEKCFKSLTDIIGTITFSQGDYCDNTGSDNPAGTQKEDQNASSVCLESTKQNVQAASPERNTHYPVSSVAQRTSQLFDEHEKHLDAEALGLLSWMASSQAAEEPTTDDELINEPILSPFFSKKSIEVALESAHLDFDSASQQECQDILDSVEPVTGTEELNAQTSNHSSSMLDDSTSVNNTIPQVDGSCDENQKDPQEYDKGKITRRKIGTSSHSSSQNNSKSASKHGETEPIWGSLPLSTKKRSHGTADGHVKTSSGRAMPSQRDTSSYKSETEKNSHDTTDKESSSSIGEHDCHSVRDLMRRTRRRRSFHPEPLEFGCSGAAACIISKESVIVNSGGLELHDFTSDFSNSEMYNSGGEYVQMTFAQKPPLKNQVCSGLESSSVGIEHPESAKLGSVDPLPFFNQTAEENNQNGSFQYMENSEFTNDALGVPTHFQNDGSALYLLTHAFSPPSAVAVDQWLPQQTFSSTFSGHSNYCDNLAGDDEMEHIPTFSPHAEALPLMASSPVPRSASEHRAPKFAVDTVTMKPDLSSKESKQVDEWHDFSQISAEAEKDKLTPLSQIGFRDPASTGGGQQLTILSIEVFTESRGELRPDPRLDAINVVSLAVEDDADSTVEVRVLIRGNNENTHRRNLDGIAGCTVDVFPEEKGLLKHLIDVICSIDPDILVGWEIQLESLGFLAERAAHLGVGLLRRISRTLPHESKHPPRDLAHESSQGLPEASSADDVIADVNENAWSHTHVSGVHVGGRIVLNLWRLMRAEVKLNIYSLEAVADEVLRRKVPLVPTKILKRWFATGPGRGRHRCIQYASSRAMLNLEIINKLDLINRTSELARVFGIDFFSVLSRGSQFRVESMLLRLAHTQNYLAISPGNQQVASQPAMECLPLVMEPESAFYSDPVLVLDFQSLYPSMIIAYNLCYSTCLGKVFPSKSNVLGVSTYSADPHTIVDLKNQLLLTPNGVLYVQPEIRKGVVPRLLEEILSTRIMVKQAMKKLSPSQKVLQKILNARQLALKLIANVTYGYTAAGFSGRMPCAELADSIVQCGRRTLETAISFVNQHPLWDAKVVYGDTDSMFVLLKGRSREEAFRIGKEIASLITAINPDPVTLKFEKVYHPCFLLTKKRYVGYSYESPEQNEPIFDAKGIETVRRDTCPAVAKILERSLRIMFEEQDLVKVKSYLERQWTRILSGKVLIQDFIFAKEVRLGTYSSRASTLPPAAIVATKAMLSDPRAEPRYGERVPYVVIHGEPGARLVDMVIDPYGLLEVGSPYRLNDLYYITKQIIPALQRVFGLLGADLNKWFTEMPRPIRPTLAKRQSASGHSAFSRDGSFIRLGLNKKAPAKGGRIDTYYMSSHCTVCGDIIQGSDTFCNNCLKNEAVVATVVAGRTSKLEREIQHLAAICGHCGGADWIVESGVKCVSLACPVFYERRKIQRELRVVSESAGEAGYYPFCCAELF; the protein is encoded by the exons ATGGGCCATGTACATGTCACAGACTTCAAGTTCCGCCCTCCATTGCCAGATGATTTTCATCCTAATACTCTACATAGGAAGGTGGATTCTTCTGTCGAATCAGAGCACAAG CCACATCCAGGTGCTGCTGCAATGAAGAATCCAATGATCTGGATATCGTCAGCAGTGCCGCCTGCTTTAATACTGGGCAGTTTTTCTACTTCACATTCCATGGAAGGATCCAATCCAAACTTCATCAGAAGACATACTTCTTTGATGCTTGAAGCTGACTCTGTAGTAGAAG GTATCATAAATGAGAAGCATAAGATGTACACTCCCCTTTCACAAACAACGACAGATACAAAAATGGTTCAGTCACTTTTAGCAATTTGGGAG GAACTTGAGCACTTAAGGTTACTGGAGGAGGCAAAGCCTGCTGATATCGGTAGACCACTGCGGGATGTTGTTCTCAAAAGTTTTCTTCACGGTATCAAGTACGAGAGTGCTCTTTCTATGTTGGATCCAAAAGAGGAGGGGTCCCATCAGAAAGTCTCTGCCATTGAAGACCCTGAAAAGCTAGAGAAGTGTTTTAAATCATTGACTGATATTATTGGGACTATCACATTCTCACAAGGTGATTACTGTGATAATACTGGTAGTGATAATCCTGCGGGCACCCAAAAGGAGGACCAAAATGCAAGTTCTGTGTGCTTAGagtcaacaaaacaaaatgttcaGGCTGCATCTCCTGAGAGAAACACTCACTATCCTGTGTCATCTGTTGCTCAAAGAACATCTCAATTATTTGATGAACATGAAAAG CATTTGGATGCTGAAGCACTTGGACTTTTAAGCTGGATGGCCTCCTCGCAGGCTGCAGAGGAGCCAACAACTGATGATGAATTGATCAATGAACCCATTCTGAGCCCTTTCTTTTCAAAGAAGTCCATTGAAGTTGCTTTAGAGTCTGCTCACCTGGATTTTGATAGTGCTTCTCAGCAGGAGTGCCAGGATATTCTTGATTCAGTTGAACCAGTGACTGGGACAGAAGAACTGAATGCTCAGACTTCTAACCATAGTTCTTCAATGCTTGATGATAGTACTTCAGTGAACAATACTATTCCTCAGGTTGATGGATCTTGTGATGAGAATCAGAAAGACCCACAAGAATATGACAAGGGTAAAATCACTAGAAGGAAAATAGGAACATCTAGTCACTCATCTAGTCAAAATAATTCGAAGTCAGCCAGTAAGCATGGTGAAACTGAACCTATATGGGGTTCTTTACCTCTTTCTACTAAAAAGCGATCACACGGAACTGCTGATGGTCATGTTAAAACTTCTTCAGGCAGGGCAATGCCAAGTCAGAGGGACACCAGTTCTTACAAGAGTGAAACTGAGAAGAACTCTCATGATACCACAGACAAGGAATCTTCTAGTTCCATAGGTGAACATGACTGTCATTCTGTGAGGGATTTAATGAGGagaacaaggaggaggagatcttTTCATCCTGAACCATTGGAGTTCGGTTGTTCTGGAGCTGCAGCATGCATCATCAGTAAAGAGAGTGTAATCGTGAACTCTGGAGGATTAGAATTGCATGATTTCACCAGTGATTTTTCAAATTCGGAAATGTATAATTCTGGCGGTGAATATGTACAGATGACCTTTGCACAGAAGCCTCCATTGAAGAATCAAGTTTGCTCTGGTTTGGAGAGTTCTTCAGTGGGCATCGAACATCCCGAAT CTGCTAAACTTGGATCGGTTGATCCCCTTCCATTTTTCAATCAGACTGCTGAAGAGAATAACCAGAATGGATCATTTCAGTATATGGAAAATAGTGAATTCACAAATGATGCATTGGGTGTTCCAACTCATTTCCAAAATGATGGATCAGCCCTATATTTGCTAACACATGCATTCTCGCCGCCATCTGCAGTAGCTGTGGACCAGTGGCTACCCCAACAAACATTTTCCAGTACTTTCTCTG GCCACTCCAACTATTGCGACAATCTTGCAGGTGATGATGAAATGGAACATATTCCTACTTTTTCACCACATGCGGAAGCTCTTCCTTTGATGGCCAGTTCTCCTGTACCCAGATCTGCTTCAGAACATAGAGCACCAAAGTTTGCTGTTGATACAGTTACGATGAAGCCGGATCTTTCCAGCAAAGAAAGTAAACAGGTGGATGAGTGGCATGACTTCTCCCAGATCTCAGCTGAAGCTGAAAAAGATAAGCTAACACCTCTCAGTCAAATTGGATTTCGTGACCCTGCTAGTACTGGTGGTGGACAACAACTGACTATACTTAGCATAGAG GTATTTACAGAAAGCAGAGGGGAGCTGCGTCCTGATCCACGGCTTGATGCCATCAATGTTGTGTCTCTGGCTGTTGAGGATGATGCTGACAGTACAGTTGAAGTTCGTGTACTTATACGTGGAAACAATGAAAATACACATAGGAG AAACCTTGATGGAATTGCTGGTTGCACTGTAGATGTCTTCCCTGAAGAGAAGGGCCTTTTGAAGCATCTTATTGATGTAATATGTTCAATTGATCCAGATATCCTAGTTGGATGGGAGATTCAGTTAGAATCTTTAGGATTTCTTGCTGAAAGAGCAGCTCATCTGGGTGTAGGCTTACTGAGAAGAATCTCAAGGACGCTACCACATGAGTCAAAACATCCACCTAGGGATCTAGCCCATGAGTCTAGTCAGGGGCTTCCTGAAGCATCTTCTGCTGATGATGTTATTGCTGACGTCAATGAGAATGCTTGGAGTCATACTCATGTTAGTGGTGTACATGTTGGTGGAAGAATCGTTCTAAACTTATGGCGTCTCATGCGTGCAGAAGTTAAGCTTAATATTTACTCACTTGAAGCTGTGGCTGATGAAGTCCTGAGGCGAAAGGTACCACTAGTACCGACCAAGATATTGAAACGATGGTTTGCAACAGGTCCTGGACGAGGAAGACACAGATGCATACAATATGCTAGCAGCAGAGCTATGCTTAATCTTGAAATAATAAATAAACTTGATCTG ATCAATAGGACATCTGAACTTGCTCGTGTGTTTGGTATTGACTTCTTCTCTGTTCTTTCACGAGGGTCTCAGTTTCGTGTTGAGTCTATGCTCTTAAGATTGGCTCATACACAGAACTACCTTGCAATTTCCCCAGGAAATCAACAG GTTGCTTCTCAGCCAGCCATGGAATGCCTGCCACTTGTAATGGAACCTGAATCAGCTTTCTACTCTGACCCAGTTCTTGTATTGGATTTTCAATCCCTTTATCCTTCCATGATAATAGCATATAACCTATGTTATTCTACATGCTTGGGTAAAGTTTTCCCGTCTAAGTCCAATGTACTCGGTGTCAGCACATATTCAGCGGATCCACATACAATTGTTGATCTGAAAAATCAGCTGCTCCTTACTCCAAATGGGGTCCTATATGTGCAACCCGAG ATCAGGAAAGGTGTAGTACCTCGCCTTCTGGAGGAGATACtgtcaacaagaattatggttAAGCAAGCAATGAAAAAGCTTTCTCCATCTCAGAAGGTTCTGCAGAAG ATACTCAATGCACGGCAACTTGCTCTGAAGCTAATAGCTAATGTAACATATGGTTACACAGCTGCTGGGTTCAGTGGCCGTATGCCGTGTGCAGAGCTTGCAGACAGCATTGTTCAATGTGGTCGTAGAACGCTTGAGACAGCAATATCATTTGTCAACCAGCATCCTTTGTGGGATGCTAAGGTTGTATATGGTGATACTGACAG TATGTTTGTTCTTCTAAAAGGGCGTTCCAGGGAAGAAGCATTCAGAATAGGGAAGGAGATTGCCTCTTTAATAACTGCGATAAATCCTGATCCAGTCACATTAAAGTTTGAGAAAGTGTATCATCCTTGCTTTCTTCTTACAAAGAAGAGATATGTTGGCTATAGCTATGAAAGTCCTGAACAGAATGAGCCAATCTTTGATGCAAAAGGGATTGAgactgttcggagagatacaTGCCCAGCAGTTGCAAAGATTTTAGAACGGTCTCTTAGAATAATGTTTGAAGAGCAGGACTTAGTCAAA GTTAAATCATATTTGGAGCGTCAATGGACACGTATATTATCAGGAAAAGTTTTGATTCAAGACTTCATTTTTGCAAAGGAGGTTCGTCTAGGTACCTACAGTTCAAGGGCTTCCACCCTGCCACCTGCAGCAATTGTTGCAACAAAAGCAATGCTGTCTGATCCTAGGGCAGAACCACGTTACGGAGAGAGAGTGCCGTATGTTGTTATCCATGGGGAACCAGGCGCTCGTCTCGTTGATATGGTTATTGATCCTTATGGCCTGCTAGAAGTTGGATCCCCTTATAGACTAAATGATCTATATTACATAACCAAACAGATCATCCCTGCGCTACAACGTGTCTTTGGACTCCTTGGTGCTGACCTGAATAAGTGGTTTACTGAGATGCCTCGTCCCATACGGCCAACACTCGCTAAACGCCAGTCTGCTTCTGGTCACAGTGCATTTTCTCGTGATGGCAGTTTCATCCGATTAGGATTGAATAAGAAAGCGCCTGCCAAAGGAGGCAGGATAGATACCTACTACATGTCAAGCCACTGTACAGTTTGCGGTGATATAATTCAAGGATCAGACACCTTTTGCAACAACTGTTTGAAAAATGAAGCTGTTGTTGCCACAGTAGTTGCTGGCAGAACTTCAAAATTGGAGCGAGAAATCCAACATCTTGCTGCT ATATGTGGTCACTGCGGCGGTGCAGACTGGATTGTTGAAAGTGGGGTCAAGTGTGTTTCGCTTGCATGCCCGGTATTCTATGAGCGTAGGAAGATTCAGAGAGAGTTAAGAGTTGTCTCAGAATCCGCAGGAGAAGCTGGGTACTATCCATTCTGCTGTGCAGAGCTATTTTGA